AAATCATTTGTCTGAGGTGATAAATTTTGCTGATGGTCTTCATTATTCCGAACTCCAATATGTGACACACGCCTACTACTACTGCCAGGGCTTGCATCAGTAGCGCTCTCTACTGCTGTTGATGGAGTTCGACTGGGAGACCTACTTTTAGGAGGCAACTTCAAGAACTTTGAAGCACTTTCATCTCCCTTGGCATCAGATAAATTTGGAGAGCATAAGGGATTGAAACTGTTGTGGTACTCTGCAAGAAGAGGACTCTGCAGTTTTTTTAGTTCCAGAGCCTAAAAGAGCAACAAGATGAAAATTGTATTAGTGCCATAGTGAAGACAAAATCCCAGAAATTGGAATACAACATTAGTTGCTTAGAACATGAAGTTTAACACAATTACCTTCTCAACTAAGAAGGCTCGGATTTTAGATTCAGTAACCTCATCGTCATCCTCATCCACTGATGGTGCACTACAAAATGAGAAAACGTTTTTGCTCTCTCTTGGCGATGGAGAACACCCAATAGGTCTATCAACTTCTTGCTTCATGTCCAATTTTATACTGCTTTTTTCCACTTCAGGACTAGCATCATAGTTGGTTGTCCAATCTTCACAGGGCTCACAAATAGGATTAAAACTCTATGCAAACAGGAACAGAATGCAAGCTTACAGAAACATTCAAGCACTCAGGCATAATccataatcatgaaataaatGAAGCAGCACATACCTTACAAGATTCATCTGTGATCATAATATCACTGAAATGTGCTTTACCCACCACTAGATTATCTTTCTCATCAATCTGGCAAATTTCATTACTAATCCTGTTTTGGCCCAAACTATGCCCACCTTCTGAAAATTTCTGGCAATTTATAGTAGAGAAGTCTAGAGATCCCAAATTACAGACGTCATCTGAGCCAGCTCTGTTTATCAAATAGAGTAAATACAAGAGAATCAAAAATCTATTACAGACAAACATAATTGACAGAGGCAACAACCTAACATTACTTACGTATCCCCGAGATTCTCCCCACATGAGTATAGAggttcagaatttttctgttcaaaGGCAGgataaaacaaaattataagTATTCCACAAGATGCCTTTTGATATAATCTCAATCATGTAATTCATGAATTCACTAACCATAACTGAAGTACTAGTAGCAACTGAAGGCAGCAAGATTTCACCAGTGACAAATGGATGCTGCACATATGTAACAGATTGACATATAAGAAAGGATTTAAGAAGAGAAAAGCTAAGAGTTGTTTCTGTGGTATCAGAATGACCTGCAGTAACTCAGATGCCGATGGCCTTAACTCTGGTTCCCTGCATATATATAATTGAGTAGTTCAATAAAATTGAGAGGCAAAGGAGAAGATTACTCAGCAAAGAAGACTTTAACTCACTAGTCCTTGAAGGTTATATCTAAACAGTCAATAGTGAGATCATAAAAGCACCAAAGGGCAAAAAGGTTACAAATATGAGAAAATGATGATTACCAAAACATAACATCAAATATCCCTAGccgatttttcatttttcacatcTAAAGGAAATGCTATCCAAGGGTGAGAAACTTTATAACGAAACTTGTATGAACTTGAAACTGCTCTAGAACACTAATATGACAGCCATACATACAAGTATGAAACAGAGAGTCTAGTATGTACTTCTCTAAACATTTCAACAAGAAATCTTTTGCCTCAGCCGAGAGAAATTCGGGAATTGGAGGATGCTCCTTGGTTGTCCCAATATAGAACAAGAATGCAGCAACCTGACAAGAATTATGATATATGAGACATCAATAACACAAAATAGGAGGCTGGTTCTGAAAAAGctttaagaaaataagaataCAGTAAATTTACAAATTCGTGTTCAAATTTGTACCTCTTTATATTGCTGGCTCCAAGGAGTTTTACCAGTTGCCATCTCGATTACAGTACATCCAACACTCCATATGTCAGCAGAGctaaaatcaaccaaaaaaatatattaacaaaTCAGGAAAGGAACTCAGCCACAAGCAATCTAATGAATTTGTGAATTTTGCAGCCAGAACAAGATCTTTGGTATTCTTGAGACACATATCACAATAGCCACCGTAAATAAGGATGCAGAAACAACAGGTGAAAACATAATTACAATAACACAGGTTGAAATCACCCGACAAATTGGACAGTGGcgataaagaaaaataaggacCAA
This portion of the Coffea arabica cultivar ET-39 chromosome 2e, Coffea Arabica ET-39 HiFi, whole genome shotgun sequence genome encodes:
- the LOC140003761 gene encoding mitogen-activated protein kinase kinase kinase NPK1-like, producing the protein MQEILGSVRRSLVFRSPTSAGDGGVGGAGEDGTIVDRINSCLRKSRVFSKPSPPRLPPQTMTAGENAAAVQSIRWRKGELIGCGAFGQVYMGMNLDSGELLAVKQVLIPANSASKEKAQVYVRELEEEVKLLKNLSHPNIVRYLGTVREEETLNILLEFVPGGSISSLLGKFGSFPESVIRMYTKQLLLGLDYLHKNGIMHRDIKGANILVDNKGCIKLADFGASKQVVELATVSGAKSMKGTPYWMAPEVIRQTGHRFSADIWSVGCTVIEMATGKTPWSQQYKEVAAFLFYIGTTKEHPPIPEFLSAEAKDFLLKCLEKEPELRPSASELLQHPFVTGEILLPSVATSTSVMKNSEPLYSCGENLGDTAGSDDVCNLGSLDFSTINCQKFSEGGHSLGQNRISNEICQIDEKDNLVVGKAHFSDIMITDESCKSFNPICEPCEDWTTNYDASPEVEKSSIKLDMKQEVDRPIGCSPSPRESKNVFSFCSAPSVDEDDDEVTESKIRAFLVEKALELKKLQSPLLAEYHNSFNPLCSPNLSDAKGDESASKFLKLPPKSRSPSRTPSTAVESATDASPGSSSRRVSHIGVRNNEDHQQNLSPQTNDLNGNLADTQEPCSPNVMEIQRKWKEELDQELERKREMMRQAGMGGKTSSPKDRALNRPRERSRFASPGK